A stretch of Myceligenerans xiligouense DNA encodes these proteins:
- a CDS encoding LpqB family beta-propeller domain-containing protein — protein sequence MRPTHVAAGLAAILALLAPVAGCASVPSSGPVMSRQADQSDEDAVGFIPPEPADDADPARLVRSFLLAGGSGSTATTQYEQYDTARLYLTNDVQESWAPTENVVVYSGAPDITVDAEGADAADVTVSVDAVSRVDAHGMYAEASTVAPFTTSFSLTRDDDEQWRIDELEDGILVPERQFANQFKATRLYFPTQDLREWVPDQRWFPRSAWRTSAVAEVLTGPPAWLQDAVDTVAPVGTQLAVPTVTDNSDGAVEVRLGGDIADLDETKRGLLFGQLEVTLSDGEVRPEIALYAGDARLSDPMTDKPDIPSTRGTAIALSGEELYTVSDDRLADFERSVHLEELDPTAIALGPGASPVVVRDGRTRILRVADVDNATGQQELLAGTRLVEPSVDRHGYVWSSDDPGHDDFDPSKDDGELLVAHESGTRHDRSPEWLSGRQVIGVRVAPDGARVAVVSRRAGTTSVHVAAVRRGENGEPEQLTTPLEVAASVPGVVSAQWSGETSLLLLTRDDEGTTAMYETGVGGLPDDSGSTETVQELADVTNLAAGVTDAGALALTRGGDLYQENATGWGDPIAEDIAAVAYPG from the coding sequence ATGCGCCCCACGCACGTGGCCGCCGGGCTGGCCGCCATCCTCGCCCTCCTGGCGCCGGTGGCCGGCTGCGCGTCGGTGCCGTCGTCAGGCCCGGTCATGTCCCGCCAGGCCGACCAGAGTGACGAGGACGCGGTCGGCTTCATTCCCCCGGAGCCCGCGGACGACGCCGACCCCGCGAGGCTCGTGCGATCGTTCCTGCTCGCCGGCGGCTCCGGCTCCACGGCGACGACACAGTACGAGCAGTACGACACGGCCCGGCTGTACCTGACGAACGACGTGCAGGAGTCGTGGGCGCCGACGGAGAACGTGGTGGTCTACTCGGGTGCGCCCGACATCACGGTCGACGCCGAGGGCGCCGACGCCGCCGACGTCACGGTCTCGGTGGACGCCGTCTCCCGGGTCGACGCGCACGGGATGTACGCCGAGGCGTCAACCGTGGCTCCGTTCACCACGAGCTTCTCGCTGACCCGGGACGACGACGAGCAGTGGCGCATCGACGAGCTCGAGGACGGCATCCTCGTGCCGGAGCGCCAGTTCGCGAACCAGTTCAAGGCGACGCGGCTGTACTTCCCGACCCAGGACCTGCGGGAGTGGGTGCCCGACCAGCGCTGGTTCCCGCGCAGCGCCTGGCGGACGAGCGCGGTCGCGGAGGTGCTGACCGGCCCGCCCGCCTGGCTCCAGGACGCCGTCGACACGGTGGCGCCGGTAGGCACGCAACTGGCCGTCCCCACCGTGACCGACAACAGCGACGGCGCCGTCGAGGTACGGCTCGGCGGGGACATCGCCGACCTGGACGAAACCAAGCGCGGACTGCTCTTCGGACAGCTCGAGGTCACACTGTCCGACGGCGAGGTGCGGCCCGAGATCGCGCTGTACGCCGGGGACGCCCGGCTGAGCGACCCGATGACTGATAAACCGGACATCCCCTCCACCCGAGGGACCGCCATCGCCTTGTCCGGCGAGGAGCTCTACACGGTGTCCGACGACCGGCTGGCCGACTTCGAGCGTTCGGTCCACCTGGAGGAGCTCGACCCGACGGCGATCGCGCTCGGCCCGGGAGCATCGCCCGTCGTCGTGCGCGACGGCCGGACCCGGATCCTGCGGGTCGCGGACGTCGACAACGCCACCGGGCAGCAGGAACTCCTGGCGGGAACCAGGCTCGTCGAACCGTCCGTGGACCGCCACGGCTACGTCTGGTCGAGCGACGACCCGGGCCACGACGATTTCGACCCGTCGAAGGACGACGGGGAACTGCTCGTGGCCCACGAGTCGGGCACCCGGCACGACCGGAGCCCGGAATGGCTGAGCGGCCGGCAGGTGATCGGGGTCCGTGTCGCTCCGGACGGCGCGCGGGTCGCTGTGGTCAGCCGCCGAGCGGGCACGACCTCCGTGCACGTCGCCGCCGTCAGACGGGGCGAGAACGGGGAGCCCGAGCAGCTCACCACGCCGCTGGAGGTCGCGGCGTCCGTTCCCGGCGTGGTATCGGCCCAGTGGTCCGGCGAGACGTCGCTCCTCCTGCTCACGCGTGACGACGAGGGCACGACCGCGATGTACGAGACCGGCGTGGGCGGCCTGCCGGACGACAGCGGCAGCACCGAGACCGTCCAGGAACTGGCCGACGTGACGAACCTGGCCGCGGGCGTCACCGACGCCGGCGCACTGGCCCTCACCCGCGGCGGTGACCTGTACCAGGAGAACGCCACGGGCTGGGGCGACCCGATCGCCGAGGACATCGCCGCGGTCGCCTATCCAGGCTGA